The following nucleotide sequence is from Devosia salina.
ACCGGTCCCGCATATACCGCCGGCCACCGAGGCGCCCCGCGAACCGGCCACCAAGCCGGGCGAAACCCACAAGCCCCGCCGCACCGCCAAACGCACACCACCCAAGACCATGACGTGACCAACAAAAAGGCCGCCCACTGAGCGGCCTTTTTCTTATCAGGTCCTTCGACTTCCCCCCTTTGAGAGGGAGGGAGCGGCATCGCGCCCGGTCAGAAGAACCTACTTCTTCTCGACGCTCCACACGCCCGGGCCGGCAAAGACCAGGAACAGGAAGACAAAGCAGAACAGGATCGCGGCGTCGCCGCCATTGTTGGTGGGGAAGAAGTTGCCCGGCGCGTGCACCATCCAATAGGCCACGGCCATGGTCCCCGAGGCAATGAACGCGGCGGGGCGGGTGAACAGGCCAATCCCGATCAGGATGCCGGTGACGATTTCGATCACGCCGGCAAACCAGAAGATCGAGAACATGGGCGGCGCGAATTCTGCCGACGGAAAGCCCATCAGCTTCTGCGTGCCATGGGCAAGGAACAGCAGGGCGGCGATGATGCGCAGCACGGACAGGGCCTGCGGCGCGTATGCGGAGAGACGGTCGGTCATGGAGTTTCCTTCTTGCTGCGCCGAAGGGCGTCAAACAGGCGAAAGGACCTAACCCGCGGTTCCACAAGCCGAAACCCGCCAATCAACGCACGCGCTGTTCGCGCAAAACAAACAGTCACGTTCATGTGTTCACGAATAAATGCAAAGCTGCTGCGCCACAGTTGCCGGTCGGTCACATTGCGTAACCGCCCAAGTTTCTGTATGACGCGCCATCCTCTCCAGCACCGGACACATGACGCGCATGACCCAGGCGCCCAAAATCGGTCTCGTCAGCCTCGGCTGTCCCAAGGCCCTCGTCGATAGCGAACGCATCATGACCACCCTGCGCGCCCAGGGCTATTCGTTCTCGCGCGACTATGCCGGCGCCGATGTCGTGCTCGTCAATACCTGTGGTTTTCTCGACAGCGCCAAGCAGGAAAGCCTTGAGGCGATTGGCGAAGCGCTCAACGAGAATGGTCGCGTCATTGTTACCGGTTGCCTCGGCGTCGAGGAAGGACTGATCCGCGAGACCCATCCGAGCGTCCTCGCCATTACCGGCCCGCATCAATATGAAAGCGTGGTCTCGGCCGTGCATGAGCACCTGCCGCCCGTGCCCAACAAATTCGTGGACCTGGTCCCCGAAAGCGGCCTGAAGCTCACCCCGCGCCACTACGCCTATTTGAAGATTTCCGAAGGCTGCAATAATCGCTGCTCCTTCTGCATCATCCCCCAGATCCGCGGCGACCTCGCCTCGCGCCCGGCCGCCGGCATTCTCTCGGAAGCCGAGGGCCTCATCCGCTCCGGCGTCAAGGAACTGCTGGTCATCTCCCAGGACACCAGCGCCTACGGCCTCGACATCAAATATGCGACGTCGAAATATCGCGGCCGCGAGGTCAAGGCCAAGTTCTATGACCTCGCCAAGGAACTGGGTGAGCTGGGCGCCTGGGTGCGCCTGCACTATGTCTATCCCTATCCCCATGTCGATCCGGTCATGGAACTGATGGCCGAAGGCCTCGTCCTGCCCTATCTCGACATTCCCTTCCAGCACGCGTCGCCGAACGTGCTGAAAGCCATGCGCCGCCCGGCGCACCAGGAAAAGACCCTCAATCGCATCCTCGACTGGAAGCGCCAGGTCCCGGATTTGACAGTACGTTCCAACTTCATCGTCGGCTTCCCCGGCGAGACCGACGAAGATTTCGAAATGCTGCTCGACTTCATCGAGGAAGCCGAAATCGATCGCGCCGGCTGCTTCAAATACGAGCCCGTTACCGGCGCCACCGCCAATGAGCTCGACGGCGTCGTGCCGGACGAAGTCAAGGAAGAGCGCTTCGCCCAGTTGATGGAAGTGGCGCAGAACGTCTCCTTCCACCAGCTGCAGAAGAAGGTCGGCCGCACCATCGACGTCATCGTCGACGACGTCCGCCCGGAGGAAAACCGCGTCATCGCCCGTTCCAAATGGGACGCGCCCGAGATCGACGGCCAGGTCATTGTCGACAAGGCCGACGGCATCAAGATCGGCGACATTGTTTCGGTCGTGGTCACCGACAACGACGAATACGATCTCTTCGCCGAGCCCGCGAAGGGCTGAGCCTCAGACAGTTGCGGGGGAATCTCCCCGAACGCCCACCCTTGGTCCCTCCCCACAAGGGGGAGGGAGACGATGAGCATTGGCATCCCGGTCTGGCGCATCCCTCCCCTTGATGGGGAGGGATTGAGGGTGGGGTGGGGCCCACGGCCCAGCACCGTTGTGCCCCAATTCCCTAGCGCGCAAACGCGTCGAACGGGTTGTCGTGCGTCAATCGCGTGATCATCTCCGCGCTCACCCCCGCCTCTGCCAGCGCCGGCAGCAGCCAGTTTACCAGATGCGTATAGGGCCGCGGCGTGCCGCCCCCCGGCTTGGCGGGGTCATACCAGCCAAGGTCGTGGCTGAGCAGCAGCTGGTTCCCGAGCCCCGCTTCCAGCGCCTTCATCACCAGCGGCAGCACCTCTTCGTCCGGGTCCCGGCCGACATGGTCATACTCGATCCAGGCGCCGCGCTCGGCGACCGCGCGGTTGAGGCCGAAGTCCTTCTCGGCCTGGCTATGGATCGACAGGAACCGGTTTGCCGATCCGCCCTCGGCCTCGATGATGTCGAGCTGGTCCATGACCACCCGGCCCCTGATCGTGTGCGAGCCGATTAGTGCCCCCGTCTGCGCTGAAGCGCGGGCCGCCGCGCGCAGGATGCGCGTCTCGAGGGGCGTGATGCCGTCATCGCCGGCACTGACCTTGATCCAGGCGGCAACGACCCCGGTATCATCGACACCCCTGGTGAGATGTCCCAGCATCCAGCTTTCCAGCTCCGCCTCGCTGGCCCGCGCCACCCAATCGGGTATCCAGGGCTCGCGATAATTGCCGGTGGGCACCACGATCGGAAAGCCTGTGGCGCGCGAGACGGCAAGGTCGATATCGACCCTGAGCCCCACCCCACCGGTGGAACATTCCACCAGCGCCGTCACGCCCTGCGCCTTGATGGCCTCGATCTGCGGGGCCATCAACCGCACCACATCATCCGGGTCGGCCTCGGCATAGCCCGGCTGGTCGGGGGTCCTGAGATCCACGAACACATGCTCATGCGGCAGGATCAGCCCCAGTTGATGGCGCTCGAATGCGCCTAGCGTGGTGATCAGACGTGCCATTGCAACCCTCCCGTTTCAGAACTTTTTGCCATAGCCCCCTCGCGGGTGGAACCGGGCTTGGTCTATATTCCGCGCGAAGTGCGACTATTGTGGCCAGGCCGCGTTATCAAGGTCCACGGCAACGGAGCAGCTCATGACGACCCCGCAAGTGCTCGCATTTCTGATCATTGCGGGCATGATGGTCGCCTTCATCCTGGGGCGCTGGCGCTACGATCTGGTCGCCGTGTGCGCCCTTCTCGCGGCCCTCCTGGTGGGGATCGTGCCGGCAGAGCGCGCCTTTTCCGGCTTCTCAAATGACATCGTCATCATCGTGGGCAGTGCGCTGGTCGTCAGCGCCGCGGTGGCGCGTTCGGGCATCATGGAGCTGGCTATTCGCCGCTATCTGCCGCGCCTCTCCAGCCCCCGCATGCAGCTCATCGTGCTGGTGACCATCGTCACCGTGCTCTCGGCCTTCGTCAAGAATATCGGCGCCCTGGCCATCATGATGCCGATCGCCTTCCAGATGGCGCGGCGTTCCAGCGTGTCGCCCTCCATGTTCCTGATGCCCATGGCCTTCGGCTCGCTCCTGGGCGGGCTGATGACGCAGATCGGCACCTCGCCCAACATCATCGTCTCCGGTGTGCGCCAGGAATTGACCGGCACCGCCTTCACCATGTTCGACTTCACTCCGGTGGGCGCCATCCTGGCCGCGGTCGGCGTGGTCTTCCTTGCCTTTTTCTACTGGCTGCTCCCCGAGCGCCGCCGCGAGGAGAGCGGCATGGACAAGGCCATCGAGATCAAGAACTACACCACCGAAGCCCATGTGCTCCCCGACAGCACTGCCATCGGCAAGACGGTGGGCGAATTGCAGTCGGCCGCCGATGGCGCCGCCATGGTCACCGGCATTGTCAGCGCCTCGGGCCGTCGCCGCACCCCCCTGCCCGACGCGACCCTGCGCGCCGGTGACATCCTCCTGATCGAGGGCGATCCCGAAGCGCTCGACAAGATGGTCAGCCAGACCGGCCTGTCCTTTGCCGAGCGGCGCGGCGCGGCCTCGCGCGACAGCGGCAATATCGGGGTCATCGAAGCCATTATCGGGGAAAGCTCGGGGCTGATCGGCGCCAGCGCCCAGGAGCTGACCCTGTTCGATCGCACCGGGCTCAACCTCCTCGCCATTTCTCGCCGCGACCAGCGTTTCACCAAGCGCCTCGGCGAAATCCGCTTCCAGAACGGCGACGTCATCCTGCTGCAGGGGCATCTCAAGCGCATCCCCGAACTGCTACGCGAGTGGGACTGCCTGCCCCTGGTCGAGCGTGGCCTGCGGCTGGGCCAGATTCGCAATGGCCTCCTGCCGCTTGGCATCCTCCTGGCCGCCATGGCAGCCACCGCACTGGGCCTGGTGCCGGTCGCACCGGCCTTTTTCGCGGCAGCGGCCGTCATGATTCTCACCGGCGCCCTGCCGCTCCGCGAGGTCTATAATCAGGTCGATGGCCCCATCCTGGTCATGCTGGCCTGCCTGATCCCGGTGTCCGAAAGCCTGCAGGCCACTGGCGGCACCGATGTGGTGGCCGCCTGGCTTACCGCCACCGCCGTCACCCTGCCCGGCTGGGGCGCCCTGGCCCTGATCATGGTCGCCGCCATGGCCGTAACCCCCTTCCTCAACAATGCCGCCACCGTGCTGGTGATGGCGCCCATCGCCGCCGCCTTCGCCACTGGCCTCGGCTATCAGCCCGAGGCCTTCCTCATGGCCGTTGCCATCGGCGCCGGCTGCGACTTCCTCACCCCCATCGGCCACCAGTGCAACACGCTGGTCATGGCCCCGGGCGGCTATCGCTTCGGCGACTATTGGCGCCTCGGCCTGCCGCTCTCCTTCCTGGTGGTGCTGGTCGGCGTCCCCGCCCTGATGCTTGTCTGGCCCTTCTGAGTGTTCCGCGCAGCGGACAAATCTCTCCAGTGGAGAGATTTGAGCGAAGAAGGCCACGAGACCTATGGTCGAGTGGCGCACTCTGAACGTTCCGCCTAACGGACAAATCTCTCCGGTGGAGAGATTTGAGTGAGGAAGGCCACGAGACTTCGACGCGTGCCCAAAGGGCAGGATCGTCCCCGTGGGACGATCCTAGAGGAGAAGGCCATGAGAGCTATGCTCGAATGGCCAGCGCGATTGGCGCGCGCTCACCGTCCCACCCCCCAAACCGAACGCTTCTTGCCTTTTCCGTCCACTGTGCCACCCTGATCGTGTTGAGAGACTCAACTGCGAGGAGGGAAAAATGGGTTTTGACGGGGTAGGTTGGCTCGCGGCCATCATCATCGGCGGTGTCGCCGGATGGCTGGCCAGCATGTTCATGAAGTCGGGCACCGGCATGCTGATGAACATCATTCTCGGCATTGTCGGGGCGATCATCGCCAGCCTGGTCTTCGGGCTTCTCGGCATCTCCTTCGGCGGCTGGATCGGCTATCTGATTGCCGGCTTCATCGGCGCCTGCATCATCATCGCCATTGGCCGTGCCGTCGCCAAATAGGCATTTGGGGCGCCGGCCGGTCCATTGGCCGGCGCCCCAAGAAGGAATTCGCGCAGAACCCGCCGGCCGCGAAACGTCTTTGCCGCCGGAGTGACGCCAATAAATTACTCATCCGAAGCAAGCATTTAGCGCTTTACCGCGACCTGAAGGTCATCGCATCCATCGGTTACTCGACCAGATTGATGGATTTTGCGTGATCATGAACAAGCTTCTTCTCACCGTCGCTGCAGCCCTCGTCATCGGCGCCACGCCGGCCCTGGCGCAGCCCGCCGATATCCTCAACGCCTCCTATGACATTGCCCGCGAACTCTTCGACGAAGAGAACGCCGCCTTCATTCCCGCCTATGAGGCTGCCAACGGCGTGACCGTCGCCGTCAACCAGTCCCACGCCGGCACCTCGACCCAGGCCCGCGCCATTCTCGAAGGCCTGCCGGCCGATGTGGTCACCTTCAACCAGGTCACCGATATCGAAAAGCTCGTCGAAGGCGGCTTTGTCTCTGACGACTGGCAGAGCGAATTCGCCAACAGCGCCTCGCCCTTCTATTCCCTTCCCGCCTTCCTCGTCCGCGCCGGCAATCCCAAGAACATTGCCGACTGGGGCGACCTCGCCCGCGACGACGTCTCGGTGATCTTCCCCAACCCCAAGACCTCGGGCAATGCGCGCTACACCTATCTCGCCGCCCGCGCCTGGGCGAACGAGGCGTTTGGTGGCGATCAGGACAAGGTCGCCGAATATCTCACCAAGGTCTTCCTCAACGTGCCCGTCTTCGAGACCGGCGGCCGTGGCGCCACCACTGCCTTTGCCGAGCGCGGCCTGGGCGACGTGCTCATCACCTTCGAAGCCGAAGTGCTGAGCGCTGTCGATCTGCTCGGCGCCGACAAGTATCAGGCCGTGGTGCCCTCCGTGAGCCTCCTGGCCGAGTTTCCCGTCGCCATCGTCGACAAGGTCGTTGACGCCCGCGGCAGCCGCGACCTCGCCAAGGCCTATCTCGATTTCCTCTATTCTGACGACGGCCAGCGCATCGCCGCCGGCCGCAATCACCGCGTCAACAACGAGACCGTCGCCGCCGAATTCGCTGACCGTTTCCCCGAGGTGCGCCTGGTCAATGTCGATGAGGCCTTTGGCGGCTGGGCCAAGGTTTCCGAAGAGCACTTCGCCGAAGGCGGCCTGCTCGACCAGGTTTTTGTCAACCAGTGAACCTGACCTCACGCCCGGTCCCACCCTCCCCCTTGAGGGGAGGGTAGCGCCGCTAGGCCGTTAGGCCATAGCAAAGCTAGGGTGGGGGTGTCAGACCAGAGATCGCAGATAAGGCGCGCGATATGCCCTCATCCCGCAGCAAACACCTGCTCCCCGGCTTCGGCCTGACCATGGGCATCTCGCTCTTTTACGTCACCCTGGTCATCCTCCTGCCCATTGCCGCCATGCTGCTCAAGCTGGCCGGCATGGGCCTGCCCGAATTCTGGCGCATCATCTCCTCGCGCCGCGCCCTCGCCGCCTATCAGATCACCTTCTCATCGGCCTTCTACGCCACGCTCATCAACGGCACTGTCGGCCTGCTGCTGGCCTGGGTCCTGACACGCTACCGCTTCCCCGGCCGCCGCATTCTCGACGCCCTTGTCGACCTGCCCTTTGCCCTGCCCACGGCCGTTGCCGGCCTGGTGCTGGTGACGCTCTTTGCCGACACCGGCTGGTATGGCCAGTTTCTCGAACCCAATGGCCTCAAGATCAACTACACCCAGGCCGGCATCGTCCTTGCCATGGCCTTCACCTCCATTCCCTTCGTCGTCCGGGCCGTGCAGCCCGTGCTTGAGGAAGTCGATGAGAGCCTGGAATCGGCAGCCGAAACCCTCGGTGCCAATCGCTGGCAGATCTTCACCCGCATCATCTGGCCCACCATCATGCCCGCCTTCATCGGCGGCTGCGTGCTCTCCTTCGCCCGCTCGCTGGGCGAGTTCGGCGCCGTGGTCTTCATCGCCGGCAACCTGCCCGGCCTCACCGAAATCGTCTCGCTGTTGATCTTCATCCGGCTCGATGAATACAATTACGAGGCCGCCGCCGCCCTCGCCTTCGTGCTGCTCGTCGTCGCCTTCCTCACCCTTGCCGCCACCAATGCCCTCGCCGCCTGGCAGACGCGCTATGTCGAGAGGAGCGCGTGATGAAGCACCGCTCCCCTGCCGAAATCGCCCTCATCGCGCTCGCCATCATCCTGGCGATCGTCGTCCTCGTCATCCCGCTGGCGCTGATCTTCTCCTTCGCCCTGCGTGAAGGTATCGACGTCTATTTCGCCAACATTGTCGAGCCGAACACGCTCCACGCCATCTGGCTCACCATCATCACCGCCCTCATCGTCGTACCGGTCAACATCGTGGTCGGCACGGCCCTGGCCTGGCTGGTCACGCGCTTCCGCTTCCGCGGCCGGCAATTGCTGATGTCCATCATCGAACTGCCCGCCTCCATGAGCCCCATCGTCGCCGGCGTGGTCTATCTGTTCCTCTATGGCGGCCAGGGCCTGCTCGGCCCCTTCCTCCAGGCCAATGCAATCCAGGTGATGTTCACCCCGCTGGCCATCGTCCTGGTCAGCCTCTTCGTCACGGCGCCATTCGCGGCCCGCGAACTCATCCCGCTGATGAGCCAGCAGGGCACCGAGGACGAGGAGGCCGCGCTCTCCCTTGGCGCCAATGGCTGGCAGATGTTCTGGCACGTCACCCTGCCCAATATCTCCTGGGCCATGGTCTATGGCGCGGTGCTGACCAATGCCCGAGTCATGGGCGAATTCGGTGCCGTCTCGGTGGTTTCGGGCGCCATTCGCGGCCAGACCAACACCCTGCCCCTGCAGATCAACCTGCTCTTCAACGACTTCAACGTCACCGGCGCCTTCGCCGCCGCCTCCACCCTGACGCTCATCGCCGTTCTGACTCTGATCCTCAAATCCGCCCTGGAAGCGCGCCGGCACGGCTGAGCACCGAACGCCAGGCATTCTCTCCCTCCCACTTGAGAGGGAGGCCGGGTGGGGGTAGATCGGGTGTACCGGAGTTCCCATGCACGCCACCCACACCATTTCCCTGCGCCATCGCCCCCCGCTGGTCCTCGGCCGGCGCGCTCTGGTCATGGGCATCCTCAATGTCACGCCTGACAGCTTTTCCGATGGTGGCAGCCATGATGCCGTGGATGCGGCCCTCGCCCATGCCCGGCTGATGCTGGCCGAGGGCGCCGACATCATCGATATTGGCGGGGAAAGTACCCGGCCCGGCGCCGAACCTGTCGGCGTGCAGGAGGAACTCGACCGCGTCATGCCGGTCATCGACGCCATCCGCGCCGCCGGCATCGCCGCCCTCATCTCCATCGACACCATGAAGCCGCTGGTTGCCCACCAGGCGCTGGAGGCCGGCGCCGACATCGTCAATGACGTCAATGGCCTGCAGGGCGCGCCGGAAATGGCCGAGATTGCCGCCGTCATGGGCGCGCCCGTCATCGCCATGCACTGGGATCGCGACTGGACTTCCGACACCGATCCAATGCCTGCCATGCAATCCTACTTCCAGGCGACGCTCGACATCGCCACCAGGGCCGGCATCGACCGGCAAAACCTCATCCTCGACCCCGGCTTCGGCTTCACCAAAACCCTGAATCAGAATTACAGCATTCTCCGGCAACTGGCTGATCTGACTCAGGCTTTTCCCGACAACGGACTGCTGGTCGGCACCTCGCGCAAATCCATGATCGGCAAGCTGCTCGACAACCAACCGTCCGAGCGTCTGGCCGGCACCATCGCCACCACCGTCCAGGGCTATGAGCGCGGCGGCCACATCTTCCGCGTCCACGACGTCGCCCCAAACCGCGACGCCCTTCGCGTGGCGGAAGCAACGCTATATGCTCCCCCCGAAAACCGCTGACTGTCACCCCGGCGAAGGCCGGGGCCCATCCAGAGATGCCCGATCGGCCCAGATGGCCAGCTATGGAACCACAATGACCACACCCTTCACCGGCGACCGCATCATTCTCAACGATCTGGGGTTCTACGGCTATCACGGTCTCTTCAACGAGGAAGCCAGGCTCGGCCAGCGCTTCTTTGTCGATCTGCAATGCGGCGTCGACCTCTCAGCGCCCGGCAATACCGACGAGATCGGCCACACCGTCTCCTATGCCGACGTCTATGACGTGGTCAAAGCCACCTTCGAGGGCAAGCGCACCAAGCTGATCGAGGCGCTGGCCCAGAATATTGCGACGGCCCTGTTTGACGCCTTCGACGATATCGGCTGGATCATCATCCGCATTCGCAAGCCCGAAGCCCCCATCGCCATGGTCCGTGGCGAGGCGGCCATCGAGCTCCATCGCGTGCGGCCGGCCTGATGGCCAGTGCCTGGCTTTCGCTCGGCGCCAATATCGGCGACCCCGCAGCGCAGCTCGCCGACGCCATCGCCCGCCTTGATGCCTATCCCGGCATTCGCGTCACGGCTCAGTCGGCCGTCATCCGCACCAAGGCCTGGGGCAAGACCGATCAGCCCGATTTCGCCAATATGGCCGCCACGGTCGAAACCGATCTGTTGCCGATCGACCTGCTGCATGCCTGCCTCGATATCGAGCGCGACATGGGCCGGGTCCGCCATGAGGTCTGGGGCCCGCGCCTCATCGATATCGACCTCGTCGCCTATGAGCGCCTCGAGATGGACACGGCCAAGCTGACCCTGCCCCATCGCTTCGCCCACGAACGCGACTTCGTGCTTGTGCCACTGCGGGAGATCGCCCCCGAGATTGCGGACTGGATCGTCCGGCGCGCTGGCTAGAGCGCTTTCAGCAAAAGTGGACACCACTTTTGCTTCTCGGGCGCCGACCCGAGAATCGAAAGCGTGACAAAACAAAGAGATAGGGCACCCGTTCTGACTCAATCAGAACGGGAATTGCCCTAGCGCAGGGCGTCGACCACCCGGACGGCAACATCGAACTCGACCCGGCGCTTGGCCCGGCGTTCCGAGGCTTCCTCGTCTTCGCCCCAGAGCCGGATCTGGTGGTCTTCGTCCACATGCGCGGCGGTCCACACCTCGTCGGCGTCCAGCAATTGATGCAGCAGCGCAATGGCCAATAGCCCCGAGCCGGTAATGCCGGTGATCGACACCATTGCCGTCAGGCTGAGCAGCCCCTGCCCCTCAAGCGCCGCATCGAGCCTTTCGAGCGTCGTCGCGGGCTGGGGCTGATGGATGATGCCAATGGTTGGCTGGAAGGCCACGTCGAACTTTCGCGCCAGCTTGACCAGCGCGCCGTCCCACACGCGTTCCTGTTCGGCCACCAGCTCCTGGGGTGAATCGGCACGATAGAGCAGCAGGTCATTGCCGGCGAACTTGCCGATCTCGGCGCGGAAGGCCGGCACCATCTCCTCGCCGCTCTCCACCGCCGAATTGATCAGCCGCGTCATCGGCATGGTTGCGGGATTGATGAACTCAACCTGCGCCGCCCATTCTTCCGCCATGGCCTGCGCCAGGCTGAGCGCCGGCAGCACAACGGGGATCTTCTTTCCCGGCGTCCGCAGACCGCGCCCGTCAAGCGTCACCGTATAGCCGTCCTCGCTGCGCGCCACATCCACCTGGCCGTAGAACCGCTTGGGCAGTTCGACCTGGTTCAGATGCTGCGCCCGGCCATAGCCATCGTCCCGATGCCTGTGCGCCTCTTCGAGCTGGTCCCGCATGTCAATTCTCCAGAAGACTGTCGATGGCCGCCGCAAGCTCGGCATAGCTGTCGATCAGTATATCAGCGCCCGCGTCACGCAGTTCCGCGCTGTGGTGGTAGCCCCAAGTGACCCCGATGGCCCGCGTGCCGGCCGCCTTGCCCATTTCCATGTCGAATGTGGTGTCGCCAATGATGACGGTCTGGTGCTTCGCAACGCCGATCTCTTCCATGGCCCGCAGCATCATGCCCGGATGCGGCTTGGAGGGGTTATGGTCGGGGGTCTGCAGGGTCGAGAAATGCCCGGCAATGCCATGCAGCTCCGTCAGCCGCAGCACGCCGTTCAACCCCTTGCCAGTGGCAATGCCCATCACCGTCTCGGGCTGCGCCCGCAACAGGTCCAGCGCCTCGCGGGCACCGGGAAACAGCCCCTCGCGCCCTTCGGCGGCCACCAGCGAGGCCCGATAGTGCCCGCGATAGGCTTCGGCCAGTGTCTGCGCCAGCCCGGCATCGTCCGAGCCGAGCAATTGCAGCATCGCCTTTGGCAGGGACAGTCCGATGATCCGCCGTACCTGCGCCGGGCTTGGCACGTCCAGTCCCGCCTCGGCAAAAGTGGTCGCCATGTGTTCGGCAATCAACGCCTGGGTGTCGATCAGCGTGCCGTCCATGTCGAACATGACGAGTTTCACGCGCCCTCCTCCGGGTCGGATTTCTGCGCGTCATAGCGGTCGGGGTCGAAGCCCAGCGCGTCGAAACTCTGGCGCATATGCGGTGGCAGCGGCGCGGAAATGTCGATCTTCTTGCCATTGCGCAGCGGCAGCACGATGCGGCGGGCATGCAGATGCAGGCCTTCGCCCAGCCCCGGTGCCGGCTGCCAGTTCTCGATGTTGAAATAGCGCGGATCGTCGATGATCGGCGTGCCGAGCTGGGCCATGTGCACGCGCAGCTGGTGCGTGCGCCCGGTCACCGGCTTCAGCGTCACCCAGGCAAACCGGCGGCTGGCCGTGTCGGTGGTCGAATAATAGCTCGACGAATGCACGGCGCCCGGTGCGCCATTGCGCACCACCACCATCTGCTCGCCGTCGGTCGTCTGCTGCTTGGCCAGGAAGCAGGAGATCTCGCCCTGTCGCGGGGTCGGGTTGCCGGCAACGATCGCCCAGTAGATCTTGCGGGCCGAGCGCGACCGGAACACCGAACCGAAATGCTTGGCCGCCGCAGCGGTCTTGGCAACGACCAGGCACCCCGACGTGTCCCGGTCCAGTCGATGCACCAGGCGCGGCGCCTCGCCCTGCTTGTTGGGCAGGTTCTTCAACAGGCCATCCATATGCCGCGTGGTGCCGCTGCCGCCCTGCACCGCCAGGCCATGCGGCTTGTTGAACACATAGAGGTCGTCGTCCTCGTAAAGGATCAGGTCCTTGAGGAAGCGGACATCATCCGCATTGACCTTGAACGGGCGAACCGTGTCCGGATCATCAACCGGCGGAATCCGGACGACCTGCCCTTCGGCGACACGGGTGCTGGGCTGCACCTTGGCCTTGTCGACGCGCACCTCGCCATTGCGGATCAGCTTTTGCAGCCGCGCAAACCCGACCTGCGGGAAGTGCCGCGCAAACCAGCGATCCAGGCGCATGCCGTCGTCGTCTGCACTGACTTCTCGATGTTGAACGCCACTCATGCCGCACCGCCTCTGCTGATCAGGAGCCCGAGATATAGGCCCAGGAGGCAAACCACAACTGACAAGCCAATATAGAGCATGGCCTGCGCCAGTGCGCCGCGCTCGATCAGGAAGATGGTGTCGAGCGAGAAGGAAGAAAAGGTGGTGAACCCGCCCAAAAAGCCAACGGCCGCGAAAAGCCTGATCTCGTTCTGCATGGCCGGTGTCGTCCGCGCCAATACGCCGATCAACAGGCCCATCAGGCACGATCCGACGATATTGGCCAGCAGCGTCGCCAGCGGGAAATTGGCCGACCACACCCGGCTGACCAGCACGGACAGGCCATAGCGCGACATCGCCCCGATTGCGCCGCCCGCACCGACGAGCAAGAAAGCCT
It contains:
- a CDS encoding DoxX family protein is translated as MTDRLSAYAPQALSVLRIIAALLFLAHGTQKLMGFPSAEFAPPMFSIFWFAGVIEIVTGILIGIGLFTRPAAFIASGTMAVAYWMVHAPGNFFPTNNGGDAAILFCFVFLFLVFAGPGVWSVEKK
- the rimO gene encoding 30S ribosomal protein S12 methylthiotransferase RimO, whose product is MTQAPKIGLVSLGCPKALVDSERIMTTLRAQGYSFSRDYAGADVVLVNTCGFLDSAKQESLEAIGEALNENGRVIVTGCLGVEEGLIRETHPSVLAITGPHQYESVVSAVHEHLPPVPNKFVDLVPESGLKLTPRHYAYLKISEGCNNRCSFCIIPQIRGDLASRPAAGILSEAEGLIRSGVKELLVISQDTSAYGLDIKYATSKYRGREVKAKFYDLAKELGELGAWVRLHYVYPYPHVDPVMELMAEGLVLPYLDIPFQHASPNVLKAMRRPAHQEKTLNRILDWKRQVPDLTVRSNFIVGFPGETDEDFEMLLDFIEEAEIDRAGCFKYEPVTGATANELDGVVPDEVKEERFAQLMEVAQNVSFHQLQKKVGRTIDVIVDDVRPEENRVIARSKWDAPEIDGQVIVDKADGIKIGDIVSVVVTDNDEYDLFAEPAKG
- a CDS encoding phosphotriesterase family protein, with the protein product MARLITTLGAFERHQLGLILPHEHVFVDLRTPDQPGYAEADPDDVVRLMAPQIEAIKAQGVTALVECSTGGVGLRVDIDLAVSRATGFPIVVPTGNYREPWIPDWVARASEAELESWMLGHLTRGVDDTGVVAAWIKVSAGDDGITPLETRILRAAARASAQTGALIGSHTIRGRVVMDQLDIIEAEGGSANRFLSIHSQAEKDFGLNRAVAERGAWIEYDHVGRDPDEEVLPLVMKALEAGLGNQLLLSHDLGWYDPAKPGGGTPRPYTHLVNWLLPALAEAGVSAEMITRLTHDNPFDAFAR
- a CDS encoding SLC13 family permease codes for the protein MTTPQVLAFLIIAGMMVAFILGRWRYDLVAVCALLAALLVGIVPAERAFSGFSNDIVIIVGSALVVSAAVARSGIMELAIRRYLPRLSSPRMQLIVLVTIVTVLSAFVKNIGALAIMMPIAFQMARRSSVSPSMFLMPMAFGSLLGGLMTQIGTSPNIIVSGVRQELTGTAFTMFDFTPVGAILAAVGVVFLAFFYWLLPERRREESGMDKAIEIKNYTTEAHVLPDSTAIGKTVGELQSAADGAAMVTGIVSASGRRRTPLPDATLRAGDILLIEGDPEALDKMVSQTGLSFAERRGAASRDSGNIGVIEAIIGESSGLIGASAQELTLFDRTGLNLLAISRRDQRFTKRLGEIRFQNGDVILLQGHLKRIPELLREWDCLPLVERGLRLGQIRNGLLPLGILLAAMAATALGLVPVAPAFFAAAAVMILTGALPLREVYNQVDGPILVMLACLIPVSESLQATGGTDVVAAWLTATAVTLPGWGALALIMVAAMAVTPFLNNAATVLVMAPIAAAFATGLGYQPEAFLMAVAIGAGCDFLTPIGHQCNTLVMAPGGYRFGDYWRLGLPLSFLVVLVGVPALMLVWPF
- a CDS encoding GlsB/YeaQ/YmgE family stress response membrane protein, whose protein sequence is MGFDGVGWLAAIIIGGVAGWLASMFMKSGTGMLMNIILGIVGAIIASLVFGLLGISFGGWIGYLIAGFIGACIIIAIGRAVAK
- a CDS encoding sulfate ABC transporter substrate-binding protein; this translates as MNKLLLTVAAALVIGATPALAQPADILNASYDIARELFDEENAAFIPAYEAANGVTVAVNQSHAGTSTQARAILEGLPADVVTFNQVTDIEKLVEGGFVSDDWQSEFANSASPFYSLPAFLVRAGNPKNIADWGDLARDDVSVIFPNPKTSGNARYTYLAARAWANEAFGGDQDKVAEYLTKVFLNVPVFETGGRGATTAFAERGLGDVLITFEAEVLSAVDLLGADKYQAVVPSVSLLAEFPVAIVDKVVDARGSRDLAKAYLDFLYSDDGQRIAAGRNHRVNNETVAAEFADRFPEVRLVNVDEAFGGWAKVSEEHFAEGGLLDQVFVNQ
- the cysT gene encoding sulfate ABC transporter permease subunit CysT gives rise to the protein MPSSRSKHLLPGFGLTMGISLFYVTLVILLPIAAMLLKLAGMGLPEFWRIISSRRALAAYQITFSSAFYATLINGTVGLLLAWVLTRYRFPGRRILDALVDLPFALPTAVAGLVLVTLFADTGWYGQFLEPNGLKINYTQAGIVLAMAFTSIPFVVRAVQPVLEEVDESLESAAETLGANRWQIFTRIIWPTIMPAFIGGCVLSFARSLGEFGAVVFIAGNLPGLTEIVSLLIFIRLDEYNYEAAAALAFVLLVVAFLTLAATNALAAWQTRYVERSA